The Cryptococcus neoformans var. neoformans B-3501A chromosome 4, whole genome shotgun sequence genome has a window encoding:
- a CDS encoding hypothetical protein (HMMPfam hit to zf-C2H2, Zinc finger, C2H2 type, score: 40.4, E(): 5e-09): MNSGHQWPQQDGYQHGLHQDHQRTSPPPATADSYTSTLPPLTTTTPIPPVSQILRSSPPNKKLGPTWSVRSSPPSSRSSSLSNAAPFPPIQALPPPMSHQPLPQSLSPPRTSLVSPNPVYPSPNRPRWATRPPSPQPPPSSLDAMLQRGAGPHSQLSATRRLSAAHPGAYRSFNRMNVDSYRDSSNKAQTFGLPEHPPLQPLHLHATEADREGPLPKANANDGTGSSERITTIPLRRESPEPSSHMPPLDEPVEVSRPPTPPLPLPSPAHPPSDRPPTPPLPPNLASPPPTASPRPPTPPLNPPPESVPPVNHLHPPDRPVNNPNRVELDAGTLTQAFSLENYDAGRFVSAIRAQRQAHHPANPHKRKSNILASPESHTPEIKGIKSVPTSRPPKQKAKRSRIRQSLPSQDHPVPERVPFPLPSRPFGYPEGAVPSGLDGPSAPSSSTAGPGPVASGSGVRRNRPNSLPPESVEGLSMGSISDQSPATQTVTTLPNVGSALPPTIPVHPPVPVGRRVPFDPRIPSDPRIPAEPRVSCDTLFPVDPRMPVGSRVVTDSRTSIKPRALFASRAPIDPDVPLDPRAPVDPRTRRPGSRPVSRQSTPVSVINGKQEAINLPQGPTSMHRSESKGTSVIPPRKYHGNQPAQQIALSHPGVAHVAANIQSASALQSLQGKPLSQSEAFLAARAEMEAKKFSGDPHNHISSNLSGSAEGRHKSAGISAVGHKVQHDAQADDDNEPKHFRLPKHLLSLFKMNKGLTDSITTVDAVTVEPATVESATVDAVAIEPATVESATADAVAIEPTPKTQPIDDAPVAESSRPSDPKPSSVPLLEEPREQPKVPLPLPSGVKSDSYPSAARKKLFASVHGSDPPARPLKKRKGPATSRKRKQAPVPPEISLAHVPPARTSEPRAPRKIKKVINISSGLFPPAVIEDIEGLPNQSTPLFDALDFGRQEEEPDDREMRADGDSSVDSKNLVARPRDRSSSVSSQATRLLQPSFGQVREPLFLSKSPTLSPNSPAQTVKIEVDIKFDEPDPAVRADPGAGPSSIGLRSAQVDENGVITVSDQWPDESRAVVGPSGADQADELLMRYQLTVDRESTPASLDIVLSRSSTEERFTETWSSPEIPLASLKSKNLQAWSWRDKSHDSLDRLSVVLPISKARRRRLIQRGIYNPSEDDASEDELKHPAGREKAHREPPPMAAPHGMADYQRSTQAATSRSSLRTLYTVIPREGSPYNVRVRSPSPLASRLPPGVPPVPEMYQDVLNETLLDRCTARECRWDDCNAVLGSENTLGMHVHRHLANEEGAKDTWKMQLGMSSWIFTGYKGGRMKTEAVPNEYLYKCLWRKCDEPCFTTKEKLLQHMLSKHVSGKLICPYGWCRYACPSANTLARHITKIHAKTNDRPRPMLLPSSLRRLSPPTPLPLPMSVPSYLLQCTALPRPCRSVRELKRLREEIIDFCATPDHPVMAAWQENDDDVKMKHMLDASSPAKEPMTYIDNYEYSQEDDASEYEQGGGRTTSSSEDSGDG; this comes from the exons ATGAACAGCGGCCACCA ATGGCCCCAACAGGACGGGTACCAGCACGGCCTCCACCAAGACCATCAGCGCACTTCGCCTCCGCCCGCCACAGCAGATTCATACACAAGCACCTTGCCTCCCCTCACCACAACCACCCCCATACCGCCCGTATCCCAAATTCTACGAAGCTCTCCGCCCAATAAAAAGCTAGGTCCCACGTGGTCTGTCCGCTCGTCGCCACCTTCTTcacgctcttcttctctgtccAATGCTGCTCCATTCCCTCCCATTCAGGCTCTGCCTCCACCGATGTCTCACCAACCGCTGCCCCAATCGCTTTCCCCTCCGAGGACGAGCTTAGTATCTCCTAACCCTGTCTACCCATCTCCAAATCGTCCCAGATGGGCAACTCggccgccttctccgcagccaccgccttcctctcttgaCGCCATGCTGCAAAGAGGCGCAGGTCCGCATTCCCAGTTATCAGCAACACGCCGTCTCAGTGCCGCGCACCCGGGTGCGTATCGTTCTTTCAATCGAATGAATGTAGATTCTTACCGTGATTCTTCGAACAAAGCGCAAACCTTTGGACTTCCTGAGCATCCTCCTTTACAACCCTTGCATCTGCATGCTACAGAGGCCGACAGAGAAGGACCGTTGCCAAAGGCAAATGCGAATGATGGGACAGGCTCATCCGAACGAATTACCACCATCCCCCTCAGACGAGAATCGCCAGAACCTTCGTCACATATGCCGCCTTTAGATGAGCCTGTAGAGGTTTCTAGGCCACCTACccctccccttccactGCCATCACCTGCTCATCCGCCATCGGATCGACCGCCAACTCCCCCCCTGCCTCCCAATTTAGCATCGCCTCCACCCACCGCCTCTCCCCGACCACCGACTCCACCCCTTAATCCGCCGCCAGAATCAGTACCTCCCGTCAATCACCTGCACCCACCAGATCGACCTGTTAATAATCCAAACAGAGTAGAGTTGGACGCCGGCACTCTCACACAAGCTTTCAGCCTTGAGAATTATGATGCCGGTCGATTCGTTTCTGCTATTCGTGCACAGCGTCAAGCCCATCATCCCGCGAATCCTCATAAAAGGAAGTCGAATATATTGGCTTCCCCGGAGTCGCATACACCTGAAATTAAAGGAATCAAGTCCGTGCCAACTTCGCGGCCTCCTAAACAAAAAGCCAAGCGTAGTCGGATACGACAATCTCTGCCTTCACAGGACCACCCAGTTCCAGAGCGAGTCCCCTTCCCATTACCCTCTAGACCTTTTGGATACCCGGAAGGCGCGGTTCCCAGTGGTCTCGATGGTCCCAGCGCTCCAAGTTCTTCGACTGCTGGTCCGGGTCCCGTTGCATCAGGCAGCGGAGTGAGGAGAAACCGCCCGAATTCTCTGCCTCCTGAATCTGTTGAAGGCCTATCCATGGGTTCTATCTCTGATCAATCGCCGGCGACCCAGACGGTCACAACACTACCTAATGTCGGATCGGCGCTTCCCCCTACAATCCCTGTACACCCCCCTGTCCCGGTCGGCCGGCGTGTCCCCTTTGATCCTCGCATCCCAAGCGATCCCCGTATCCCAGCTGAACCTCGTGTCTCGTGTGACACTCTTTTTCCGGTTGATCCTCGCATGCCTGTTGGCTCTCGAGTCGTTACTGACTCTCGTACATCGATAAAACCTCGTGCGCTCTTTGCTTCTCGTGCTCCGATCGACCCTGATGTGCCCCTCGACCCTCGTGCACCTGTCGATCCTCGCACTAGGCGTCCTGGGTCGCGCCCCGTTAGTCGTCAATCAACGCCTGTTTCTGTCATTAACGGCAAGCAGGAGGCGATCAACCTTCCACAAGGTCCAACGTCCATGCATAGAAGCGAAAGTAAGGGTACTTCAGTCATCCCCCCTAGGAAATATCATGGCAACCAGCCAGCACAACAAATTGCATTATCTCATCCAGGTGTAGCTCATGTCGCTGCCAATATCCAAAGCGCGTCTGCTCTTCAGTCTCTTCAAGGAAAACCCCTTAGTCAATCCGAGGCTTTTCTTGCCGCAAGggcagagatggaagcCAAAAAGTTTTCGGGAGATCCCCATAACCATATCAGCAGTAACCTTTCCGGGTCGGCAGAGGGTCGGCATAAAAGTGCCGGTATCTCCGCCGTTGGGCACAAAGTGCAACATGATGCTCAGGCTGATGACGACAACGAGCCTAAGCATTTCAGATTGCCAAAACATCTGTTATCACTTTTCAAGATGAATAAAGGCTTGACTGACAGTATAA CTACTGTCGATGCTGTCACAGTCGAGCCTGCGACCGTTGAATCAGCTACTGTCGATGCTGTCGCGATCGAGCCTGCGACCGTTGAATCAGCTACTGCCGATGCTGTCGCGATCGAGCCTACTCCTAAAACGCAACCTATCGACGATGCGCCCGTCGCCGAATCTTCGCGCCCCAGCGATCCCAAACCATCTTCCGTCCCATTATTAGAAGAGCCGCGCGAGCAGCCCAAAGTGCCGCTTCCCCTACCTTCTGGTGTCAAGTCTGATTCTTACCCTTCTGCTGCGCGAAAGAAGCTATTTGCATCTGTACATGGAAGCGATCCCCCAGCTAGACCCTTGAAGAAACGGAAAGGGCCTGCTACCTCTCGCAAGAGGAAACAGGCACCCGTCCCACCTGAAATCTCTCTCGCTCATGTTCCCCCAGCCAGGACGTCCGAGCCCCGGGCACCCCGAAAGATCAAGAAGGTTATCAACATCTCCTCCGGGCTCTTTCCCCCTGCTGTCATTGAAGACATTGAGGGGCTCCCTAATCAATCGACCCCTTTGTTTGACGCATTGGACTTTGGAcgacaggaagaagagccagaTGACCGAGAGATGCGTGCCGACGGCGATTCCTCTGTCGATTCCAAAAATCTCGTTGCAAGGCCCCGTGATCGGAGTTCATCTGTATCTTCTCAGGCAACGCGACTTTTGCAGCCATCTTTCGGGCAAGTACGGGAACCCCTCTTCCTGTCAAAAAGTCCTACGTTGTCCCCAAATTCTCCCGCCCAAACAGTCAAAATAGAAGTTGACATTAAATTTGATGAACCGGATCCAGCCGTAAGGGCCGATCCAGGAGCGGGACCTTCATCTATTGGTTTGAGATCTGCGCAGGTTGATGAAAACGGTGTCATCACTGTTAGCGATCAGTGGCCAGATGAGTCTAGGGCCGTCGTTGGTCCCTCTGGGGCTGATCAGGCTGACGAACTTTTGATGCGCTATCAGCTGACGGTCGATAGGGAATCCACACCTGCTTCGCTTGATATTGTTCTTAGCCGCTCCAGTACAGAGGAGAGATTTACTGAGACATGGTCCTCTCCAGAAATTCCTCTCGCTTCTTTGAAGTCTAAGAATCTCCAAGCTTGGTCATGGCGCGATAAGTCTCATGATTCCTTGGACAGGTTGTCAGTTGTTTTACCTATCAGTAAAGCAAGGAGGCGCAGGTTGATCCAACGGGGCATCTACA ATCCctctgaagatgatgccTCAGAAGACGAGCTTAAGCATCCAGCTGGACGCGAAAAAGCTCACCGAGAGCCTCCACCAATGGCTGCCCCACACGGAATGGCTGACTACCAACGATCTACACAAGCCGCCACATCTCGGAGCTCCCTTCGAACTCTTTACACTGTTATTCCCCGCGAGGGCTCACCGTACAACGTCCGTGTCCGATCTCCTTCGCCACTGGCTTCCCGATTACCTCCGGGCGTCCCTCCCGTCCCCGAAATGTATCAGGATGTTCTCAACGAGACGTTGCTTGATAGATGCACTGCAAGGGAGTGTCGATGGGATGACTGCAATGCTGTCCTCGGAAGTGAGAATACACTAGGGATGCACGTGCACAGGCATCTGGcgaatgaggaaggagcGAAAGATACGTGGAAAATGCAGCTAGGTATGAGCAGCTGGATCTTTACTGGATACAAGGGTGGTAGGATGAAAACTGAGGCCGTCCCTAATGAATATCTTTATAA GTGCTTGTGGAGAAAGTGTGATGAACCATGCTTCACTACCAAGGAAAAGCTTCTACAGCACATGTTATCGAAGCATGTGTCCGGTAAACTGATCTGTCCATATGGCT GGTGTCGATATGCT
- a CDS encoding hypothetical protein (HMMPfam hit to COQ7, Ubiquinone biosynthesis protein COQ7, score: 183.3, E(): 4.9e-52) produces the protein MSSIKSDNIRRTVASRLPTYRTLVSHAYSPPPRSSSFKPPSDSEISQSSIEATTETPGNLTEEQKKLIERIIRVDHAGELGANWIYRGQKWAMDVKGDNKTARQVEEMWENERHHLKTLSLLSAQHRARPTLLYPLWQTMAFALGAGTGLMSKEAAMACTEAVETVIGEHYDDQLRELEPMLNPPKDGASSAQPHPSVPLMASILREFRDDELEHLDIAVEEGAQKAPGHSLLSAVVGEGCKLAIKVCQKI, from the exons ATGTCCTCCATCAAGTCTGATAACATTCGACGAACTGTCGCGAGCAGGCTTCCTACATACCGTACTCTTGTCTCTCACGCCTACTCCCCCCCTCCTCGATCCTCGTCTTTCAAGCCACCATCCGACTCGGAGATCTCCCAGAGTTCCATCGAGGCGACTACTGAGACACCTGGCAACCTCACGgaagagcagaagaagctcaTTGAGCGGATAATAAGAGTTGATCATGCGGGAGAATTGGGAGCGAACTGGATCTACAGAGGTCAGAAGTGGGCGATGGACGTCAAGGGCGATAACAAAACCGCTCGACAAGTTGAA GAAATGTGGGAGAACGAACGACATCACCTTAAAACTCTTTCATTACTTTCAGCTCAACATCGTGCTCGACCAACTCTTCTGTATCCGCTCTGGCAAACCATGGCTTTCGCTCTTGGTGCCGGTACTGGCTTGATGAGTAAGGAAGCTGCTATGGCATGTACAGAGGCGGTGGAGACTGTTATTGGAGAGCATTATGATGA CCAACTTCGCGAGCTCGAGCCTATGCTTAACCCTCCAAAAGATGGGGCCTCATCAGCTCAGCCGCACCCTTCTGTGCCGCTGATGGCTTCAATACTTCGAGAGTTCCGTGATGATGAACTCGAGCATTTGGACATTGCCGTTGAGGAAGGCGCTCAAAAAGCGCCGGGACATAGTTTGTTAAGCGCCGTCGTGGGAGAAGGCTGTAAATTAGCGATTAAAGTATGTCAGAAGATCTAA
- a CDS encoding hypothetical protein (Match to ESTs gb|CF192939.1|CF192939, gb|CF189512.1|CF189512, gb|CF188215.1|CF188215), producing the protein MRVTKTLLYTFLAVAATSDAKLFGKEKPAYEDWSLDKSVAFLKEQGVAIKDSATLPEIQKQVAAHADAAAKWGAGSAGAAQGYYEGVSEKLLSTWTESQLREWLLEQGVVSPSSGREELLVKAKQHLSAASTAVYGHPTAQAASSVSSAANGYYNAAASQAVHASATVQKAFDDAKDYIFSTWDDNQLRTWLEEHNVVSTPEPTGRAALLNNVRVAYLKVTDPFYEAWSTSRIHEWLVEHGIVHPEPTAREKLLELMKDNYYDAKDTAYSRWSDSQMRDWLISEGVISTEAAELKREKYEKLLDEHYTRAKSTVWSGWEDSEIRDYLVQHGYIKSDYEAKRDDLINLISNKYHGATSAPYLAWPDARLRAQLRSYGIDDTKFSGRQSLLHEVRIHYVQSQNKVEQILAAIRETISHGVEFAEDKLSNVLEILTASKLTAEEKLDRAYASVSSVYQAAITSASSAANAYASSASSAASVASVSAISSASSASAAAESAAYSISSSLYSQASAASKAAAKSANSPALTSSASAASKSASSHAHYASSSAASVASSVSHAASLAAHSASLSASSASKAASLSAVSATNAAAESSASLSRSLSSAYTQASKSAFSASAVAASKASSASKSAASYSSSLSSVSASASKSAKNEL; encoded by the exons ATGAGAGTAACGAAGACCCTTCTCTACACGTTTCTCGCAGTAGCTGCCACCTCGGATGCCAAACTCTTCGGCAAGGAGAAGC CTGCATATGAAGACTGGTCGCTCGACAAATCTGTCGCGTTCTTGAAAGAACAGGGAGTGGCTATCAAGGATTCGGCAACTCTCCCCGAGATTCAAAAGCAGGTCGCTGCCCATGCAGATGCTGCCGCCAAG TGGGGTGCAGGCTCTGCTGGGGCCGCCCAGGGTTACTATGAAGGTGTCAGCGAAAAGTTGCTCAGCACCTGGACAGAGAGCCAGTTGAGAGAATGGCTGCTGGAACAGGGAGTTGTGTCCCCATCCTCCGGGAGGGAAGAGCTCCTCGTCAAAGCTAAGCAACA TCTTTCCGCCGCCTCCACTGCTGTCTATGGTCATCCCACCGCCCAGGCGGCCTCTTCCGTTTCCTCCGCTGCTAACGGATACTATAATGCTGCTGCCAGCCAGGCTGTTCATGCTTCTGCCACGGTTCAGAAAGCCTTTGACGACGCCAAGGACTACATTTTCTCTACGTGGGACGACAACCAGCTCCGAACTTGGCTTGAAGAGCATAACGTTGTTTCCACTCCCGAGCCTACTGGACGTGCCGCTCTTCTTAACAATGTTCGTGTCGCTTACTTGAAGGTTACCGACCCCTTCTACGAAGCTTGGTCCACTAGCCGAATCCATGAATGGCTCGTTGAGCATGGTATCGTCCACCCCGAGCCTACCGCCAGGGAGAAGCTTTTGGAACTTATGAAGGATAACTATTACGACGCCAAGGACACTGCCTACTCCAGGTGGTCTGACAGTCAAATGAGAGATTGGTTGATCTCCGAAGGTGTCAT CAGCACTGAGGCTGCTGAACTCAAGAGAGAAAAGTACGAGAAACTTTTGGATGAACACTACACTCGAGCCAAGTCTACTGTCTGGAGTGGCTGGGAAGACTCTGAGATCCGAGATTACCTTGTTCAACACGGTTACATCAAGTCCGACTATGAGGCCAAGCGTGACGATCTCATCAACCTTATCAGCAACAAGTACCACGGCGCCACTTCTGCTCCCTACCTTGCTTGGCCTGATGCGAGACTCCGTGCTCAGTTGAGAAGCTACGGTATTGACGACACCAAGTTCAGCGGTCGtcagtctcttctccacgAGGTCCGAA TCCACTACGTCCAATCTCAGAACAAGGTTGAACAGATTCTTGCTGCCATCCGAGAGACTATCAGCCACGGTGTCGAGTTTGCCGAGGACAAGCTTTCCAATGTCCTTGAG ATCCTTACTGCTTCCAAGTTGACCGCTGAGGAGAAGCTCGACCGGGCTTATGCCTCTGTCTCTTCTGTCTATCAGGCTGCTATCACCTCTGCTAGCTCTGCCGCCAACGCTTACGCGTCTAGCgcctcttctgctgcttctGTCGCTTCTGTCAGCGCAATATCCTCTGCCTCTAGCGCTTCTGCTGCGGCCGAGTCTGCCGCCTATTCCATTTCCAGCAGCCTCTACTCTCAGGCATCTGCCGCTTCCAAGGCCGCTGCCAAGTCTGCCAACAGTCCCGCCTTGACCAGCTCTGCCTCTGCTGCCAGCAAGTCGGCTTCCAGCCATGCCCACtacgcctcttcctctgctgcTTCCGTCGCTTCATCCGTCTCCCACGCTGCCTCTCTTGCAGCCCATTCTGCTTCcctctccgcctcttctgcctccaAGGCTGCTTCCCTCTCTGCCGTGTCTGCTACCAATGCCGCTGCTGAGTCTTCTGCAAGTCTCTCCAGAAGCTTGAGCAGTGCCTATACCCAGGCTAGCAAGAGTGCCTTCAGTGCTAGTGCTGTTGCTGCGAGCAAGGCATCGTCTGCCAGCAAGAGTGCTGCTTcctactcttcttccctcagCAGTGTCAGCGCGTCCGCCAGCAAGAGCGCCAAGAACGAGCTCTAA
- a CDS encoding hypothetical protein (HMMPfam hit to Mago_nashi, Mago nashi protein, score: 239.2, E(): 7.2e-69), whose translation MSTEDLLKDKFYLRYYTGHQGAHGHEFLEFEYSYGRIRYANNSNYRNDSLIRKESTWCFTSAGLEKGIEKKKKEFVKVVGWKGKQIEAWQLRIVEAVFVSPAVVDELKRIVRESEITKEDDVAWPRKNVVGKQELEVRIDKEHISFETAKIGALAEVNDSSDPDGLRVFYYLIQDLKCFIFALIQMHFKIKPKR comes from the exons ATGTCAACAGAAGACCTTTTGAAAGACAAGTTCTACCTTCG TTACTA CACTGGTCATCAAGGTGCACATGGACATGAGTTCCTTGAGTTCGAATACTCCTACG GACGTATTCGATATGCCAACAACTCCAACTACCGAAATGACAGTCTTATTCGAAAAGAGAGTACGTGGTGTTTTACGTCTGCCGGGTTGGAAAAGGGGAttgagaaaaagaagaaagagtttGTCAAGGTGGttggatggaaggggaagcAAATCGAAGCTTGGCAGTTGCGAATCGTTGAGGCGG TGTTCGTCTCCCCCGCCGTTGTCGACGAATTGAAGAGAATTGTTCGAGAGAGTGAAATCACAAA agaagatgatgtggcATGGCCTAGGAAGAACGTCGTTGGAAAGCAAGAACTCGAAGTCAGAATAGATAAGGAACATATCTCATTCGAG ACTGCCAAGATCGGTGCTCTTGCGGAAGTGAATGATTCTAGTGACCCTGATGGATTACGAGTATTTTACTACTTGATCCAGGATCTTAAA TGTTTCATTTTTGCCCTCATTCAGATGCACTTCAAGATCAAGCCTA AAAGATAG
- a CDS encoding hypothetical protein (Match to ESTs gb|CF193301.1|CF193301, gb|CF191543.1|CF191543; HMMPfam hit to MIR, MIR domain, score: 131.3, E(): 2.2e-36; HMMPfam hit to PMT, Dolichyl-phosphate-mannose-protein mannosyltransferase, score: 306.0, E(): 5.8e-89), with translation MSLAPRKRRTDRNESPSLPVRSYSDDDKQRTPKPPLSAPYLRHEYIISWSTATALTVVACIVRFWRIAHPDQVVFDEVHFGSFAAQYIKREYYFDVHPPLAKMLNGLAAWFVGFDGNFGFDQIGDSYTEASVPYVGMRSFCAILGTLTIPVVYAIMRESGYPVGIAAFSAALILFDNGHITQTRLILLDAHLVLFMALSLFCYVKFHQYRYQEFSRAWWGWLLATGFWLACTLGCKMVGLFTFATVGAAVIWDLWEILDIKKGHSMSYWTRHFCYRAIGLVIVPFFVYLSFFWVHFKILKFSGPGDSFMSPAFQETLEGNELLLNAQEIRYYDTISLRHKDTKQYLHSHEERYPLRYDDGRISSQGQQVTCYPHNDTNNHWQVIPTKEIPESGRGRIVRHNDVIQLKHVNTQTLLLTHDVASPLMPTNQEFTTVSPDKEDKRNDTLFKMVLDDAHDGEAWKTLSGHFRLIHVPTKVALWTHPKALPEWAFGQQEVNGNKNAAERSTLWFVNDIVEDGQGFDFKNRTVHVEPKAVKKRAFIKKWFELQVLMLQHNAGLTSTHPYQSTPIEWPFCLSGISFWTRNEGQQQIYMIGNLLAWWICAVSVSVYVGVVAADMLARRRGIHPIEDGVRNRLYRNTGFFLGAWAFHYFPFYLMNRQRFLHHYLPAHLASVLVAGSVMNFILIEAVNYPISIAGPTTRLRPAVRAKLNKSAKMVIAGLLVVVIGVYLFLSPLTYGQSMTGEEVNRRKLLSTWSLHFEAKKTHSMDE, from the exons ATGTCTCTCGCTCCTCGCAAGAGGCGCACGGACAGGAATGAGTCCCCATCTCTCCCCGTCAGGTCTTACAGCGACGACGACAAG CAACGTACTCCCAAACCACCCCTTTCAGCCCCATATCTCCGTCATGAGTACATCATATCTTGGTCAACAGCAACCGCATTGACCGTCGTCGCCTGTATCGTCCGATTCTGGCGCATTGCCCATCCGGACCAAGTCGTCTTTGATGAAGTCCACTTTGGGTCCTTTGCAGCTCAATACATCAAGAGGGAGTATTATTTCGATGTTCATCCACCTCTGGCAAAGATGTTGAATGGTTTGGCGGCTTGGTTTGTTGGGTTTGATGGGAACTTTGGGTTTGATCAAATTGGCGATAGCTATACAGAGGCTAGT GTTCCCTACGTTGGGATGAGAAGCTTCTGTGCGATCCTCGGCACTCTCACGATCCCCGTTGTTTACGCCATCATGCGAGAATCTGGCTATCCCGTCGGCATTGCTGCTTTTTCTGCGGCTCTGATCCTATTTGACAACGGCCACATTACCCAGACCCGACTCATTCTCCTTGACGCccatctcgtcctcttcatggccctttcccttttttgcTACGTGAAATTCCACCAATACAGATATCAAGAATTTTCCCGGGCTTGGTGGGGATGGTTGCTTGCCACTGGATTTTGGCTGGCTTGTACTTTGGGATGTAAGATGGTGGGCTTGTTCACCTTTGCGACAGTCGGCGCTGCTGTTATTTGGGACTTGTGGGAGATTTTGGACATCAAAAAGGGGCATTCTATG TCCTACTGGACCAGGCATTTCTGTTACCGTGCCATCGGACTGGTAATCGTACCATTCTTCGTTTACCTGTCTTTCTTCTGGGTGCACTTCAAGATTCTCAAGTTTTCCGGTCCTGGTGACAGTTTTATGAGCCCTGCTTTCCAGGAAACTCTGGAAGGGAATGAGTTGCTGTTGAACGCTCAAG AAATCCGATACTACGATACTATCTCTTTACGCCACAAGGACACGAAGCAATACCTCCACTCTCACGAAGAACGATACCCTTTGAGGTATGATGACGGCCGTATCAGTTCCCAAGGCCAGCAAGTCACTTGCTATCCCCACAACGACACCAACAACCACTGGCAAGTCATCCCTACCAAGGAAATCCCCGAGTCTGGTCGTGGCAGGATCGTGCGACACAACGATGTCATTCAACTGAAGCATGTCAACACGCAGACCTTGTTGCTTACGCACGATGTGGCTTCACCTCTTATGCCGACCAACCAAGAGTTCACGACTGTTTCTCCCGACAAGGAAGACAAAAGAAACGATACCTTGTTCAAAATGGTGCTCGACGACGCTCATGATGGTGAAGCGTGGAAGACCTTGTCTGGGCACTTTAGACTTATCCACGTACCTACAAAGGTCGCTCTTTGGACACACCCTAAAGCGCTTCCTGAGTGGGCATTCGGTCAGCAGGAGGTGAACGGCAACAAGAATGCCGCCGAAAGATCGACTCTCTGGTTTGTTAATGACATCGTGGAGGATGGGCAGGGTTTCGACTTCAAGAACCGTACGGTTCATGTCGAGCCCAAAGCCGTCAAGAAGCGTGCATTCATCAAAAAGTGGTTTGAGCTCCAAGTTCTTATGCTTCAGCACAATGCGGGTCTTACTTCCACTCATCCTTACCAGTCTACACCCATCGAATGGCCGTTCTGCTTGAGTGGTATCAGTTTCTGGACACGTAATGAGGGTCAGCAACAAATCTATATGATCGGAAACCTCCTTGCTTGGTGGATCTGTGCTGTCTCTGTGTCCGTCTACGTCGGAGTTGTCGCGGCGGATATGCTTGCGAGGAGGCGAGGAATACATCCTATCGAGGATG GTGTACGAAACCGTTTGTATCGCAATACTGGATTCTTCCTCGGGGCCTGGGCGTTCCACTACTTTCCGTTCTATCTCATGAATCGACAACGTTTCTTGCACCACTACCTTCCCGCTCATCTTGCTTCCGTCCTCGTTGCCGGCTCGGTGATGAACTTTATCCTCATTGAGGCTGTCAACTATCCCATCAGTATTGCCGGTCCGACCACAAGACTGCGGCCAGCAGTGCGTGCCAAACTGAACAAATCAGCCAAAATGGTGATTGCTGGTCTGCTTGTCGTTGTGATCGGAGTGTATCTCTTCTTGAGTCCATTGACGTATGGCCAATC GATGActggagaagaggtgaaTCGACGAAAATTGTTAAGTACTTGGTCATTACATTTTGAGGCCAAGAAGACGCATTCGATGGATGAGTGA